One window of the Megalops cyprinoides isolate fMegCyp1 chromosome 2, fMegCyp1.pri, whole genome shotgun sequence genome contains the following:
- the depdc1a gene encoding DEP domain-containing protein 1A — translation MDYPESHIVTPGPYRATKLWNEVTKLFRAGMPLKKHRQHFRLYGNCFTAAAAVDWLHDLLRNNSNFGPEVTRQQTVQLLKKFLKNHVIEDVKGRWGSEDLDDNSQLYRFPSTSPLKPIPSCPPLGRKRSSSLKEREGLFKIRTSKKFDKETQENVDPLNQEKLADSAPAEEVHRRELTEEDILDVWRSITLTHLERTLGLTTLEDVLDPTQVNSQHIVYNMTNVNKHGVVTLQDKTDDLPHWVLSAMKCLANWPKYDSNQPSYPGFERDVFKTVSDYFLSLPQPLLTFEYYELFVNILVLCGYIVVPKTQRGKRKSQEEPSCPQPPKTPNLNDANLFKSTECLLLSLIRKQSFEETESPMREVFSFMAQSGPLEADCAGKTQQHDAAGRRLGARSAIGGSCQNLFQTAAGGAVSVSLRPRSCSLEGSADDLAYACPPRTLFQSSEQLMTHRSSSSSSRIGTSLQYKAGSLLDVHPKAEQQGFAYVASLSCGTGSSREDPEVSSVHSASSSGTPSPQEVLLAKRLQASQSRSVGICAGIGNRRELSSSCFSINAPVAEITMKPDFSSSIGLRRPSIPNLTGSSTDVRAGPVVSRRCYSSVDLSNKPAASPPSVSTFARQPSPDQSLLQPQLERVAIEALQLCTLLLPPASRRKLQLLMRMISRMSQNVDMPRLHDAIGTRTLMVHTFSRCVLCCEEEVDLDELLATRLVSFLMDHHQDILKVPVYLQNAVQDHIAYLKKVQITYPSAGIGTTLPTYSFCRQISPQEFEQQKLSVSQAAIADLLENLIKDKTLSVKEKKKRLKQFQKQYPDIYHHRFPTTESEAQLFVDKPKIKPPMLISMKKTKAFSIRN, via the exons ATGGACTATCCGGAATCCCATATCGTTACTCCAGGTCCATATCGGGCAACGAAACTG TGGAACGAAGTGACTAAACTTTTTCGGGCGGGAATGCCACTGAAAAAGCATCGGCAGCACTTCAGGCTGTACGGTAACTGTTTCACCGCGGCGGCAGCTGTGGACTGGTTACACGACCTGCTCAGGAACAATAGCAACTTCGGCCCAGAGGTCACAAGGCAGCAGACGGTCCAGCTGCTGAAAAAGTTCCTAAAGAATCACGTGATTGAAGACGTGAAGGGCAGATGGGGTTCCGAGGATCTGGATGACAACAGTCAACTTTACAG GTTTCCTTCCACTTCTCCTTTGAAGCCAATTCCCAGTTGCCCACCACTTGGGAGAAAAAGGAGTTCCTCgctgaaggaaagagagggcCTCTTCAAGATCAGGACATCCAAGAAATTTGACAAAGAGACACAA GAAAATGTGGATCCATTGAACCAAGAAAAGCTTGCTGATTCTGCTCCAGCTGAAGAGGTCCATCGTCGAGAGTTGACAGAGGAAGACATCCTTGATGTCTGGAGAAGCATAACTTTGACACA tctggaGAGAACCTTGGGTTTGACTACTCTCGAAGATGTGTTGGACCCAACTCAAGTGAACTCTCAGCACATTGTGTACAATATGACCAATGTCAACAAGCATGGTGTGGTTACCCTACAGGATAAGACAG ATGACCTACCTCACTGGGTTTTGTCAGCTATGAAATGTTTGGCAAACT GGCCAAAGTATGACTCAAACCAGCCTTCGTACCCTGGGTTCGAGAGGGATGTGTTCAAAACTGTTTCAGATTACTTTCTCAGTCTTCCCCAGCCACTGCTTACATTTGAATACTATGAGTTATTTGTGAACATTTTGG TTTTGTGTGGCTACATCGTGGTGCCTAAAACGCAGCGAGGAAAGCGTAAAAGCCAGGAGGAACCCAGCTGTCCTCAGCCACCAAAAACCCCTAACTTGAATGACGCTAACCTGTTCAAATCGACGGAGTGCCTTTTGTTGAGCTTAATACGTAAACAGTCCTTTGAGGAGACTGAATCTCCCATGAGGGAAGTGTTCAGTTTCATGGCCCAGTCTGGTCCGCTGGAGGCAGACTGTGCCGGGAAGACCCAGCAGCATGATGCAGCCGGCAGAAGACTCGGTGCCAGGAGTGCCATCGGGGGCAGCTGCCAGAACCTCTTTCAGACTGCAGCCGGGGGAGCAGTGTCAGTCAGTCTCAGACCCAGGAGCTGCTCCCTGGAAGGCAGTGCTGATGACTTGGCTTATGCTTGTCCTCCACGCACGCTGTTCCAATCCTCAGAACAGCTGATGACCCAccgaagcagcagcagcagcagcaggatcGGCACCTCTCTTCAATACAAAGCTGGTTCTCTGCTCGATGTTCACCCTAAAGCTGAGCAGCAGGGTTTTGCCTATGTAGCAAGCCTGTCCTGCGGCACAGGTTCAAGCAGGGAAGATCCAGAAGTTTCTAGCGTTCACAGTGCTAGTAGCAGTGGTACGCCATCACCACAGGAGGTCCTGCTGGCTAAAAGACTCCAGGCGAGCCAATCCAGGAGTGTTGGAATCTGTGCTGGTATTGGCAACCGCAGAGAGCTGTCCTCCAGCTGCTTTAGCATTAACGCCCCAGTGGCAGAAATAACGATGAAGCCAGACTTTTCCTCCAGCATTGGACTGAGAAGGCCCAGTATACCCAACCTGACTGGCAGCAGCACAGATGTCAGGGCAGGGCCAGTTGTGAGCAGGCGCTGCTATAGCTCTGTGGACCTGTCCAACAAGCCTGCTGCCTCTCCACCCTCTGTGTCCACTTTTGCACGTCAACCAAGTCCTGACCAAA GTCTTCTGCAGCCGCAGCTGGAGCGGGTGGCCATCGAGGCCCTGCAGCTGTGcaccctgctcctgcccccGGCCAGCCGGCGCAAGCTGCAGCTCCTCATGCGCATGATCTCGCGCATGAGTCAGAACGTGGACATGCCCCGTCTGCACGACGCCATCGGGACACGCACGCTG ATGGTGCACACCTTCTCtcgctgtgtgttgtgttgtgaagAGGAGGTGGATCTGGATGAGCTCCTAGCCACAAGACTGGTCTCATTTTTAATGGATCACCATCAGGACATTCTCAAGGTCCCTGTCTACCTACAGAATGCAGTTCAGGATCACATTGCCTACCTCAAAAAAGTACAG ATAACCTACCCCAGTGCCGGTATTGGCACCACTCTGCCGACATACTCTTTCTGCAGACAGATCAGCCCTCAGGAGTTTGAGCAGCAGaaactgtctgtctctcaggctgCTATTGCTGACCTCCTCGAAAATCTAATCAAAGATAAAACCCTTtctgtgaaagagaagaaaaagaggctCAAGCAG TTTCAGAAACAGTATCCAGACATCTACCACCATCGATTCCCAACCACTGAAAGCGAGGCCCAGCTTTTTGTGGACAAGCCAAAGATCAAGCCACCAATGCTGATAAGTATGAAGAAAACCAAAGCTTTTAGCATTCGAAACTGA